A section of the Sceloporus undulatus isolate JIND9_A2432 ecotype Alabama chromosome 3, SceUnd_v1.1, whole genome shotgun sequence genome encodes:
- the FAM241B gene encoding protein FAM241B has translation MVRILANGDIVQDDDPRVRQSTQNRDNFPRPAFFNMMTNAGPAPQQHYQQQQQHHHQQQQGARPGERSPFSDINQQLVNMGFPTWNLGNQVVEPIMSILLLFLLMMVGVRGLLLVGLIYVVSQLSQR, from the exons ATGGTGCGGATTTTGGCCAATGGAGATATTGTACAAGATGACGATCCTCGAGTGAGGCAGAGCACTCAGAACAGGGATAACTTCCCCCGACCA GCCTTTTTCAACATGATGACTAATGCAGGTCCTGCTCCACAACAACATtatcagcaacagcagcagcatcaccaTCAGCAGCAGCAGGGTGCAAGGCCAGGGGAGCGTTCACCATTTTCAGACATCAATCAACAGTTGGTGAACATGGGCTTCCCAACGTGGAACCTTGGCAACCAGGTGGTGGAACCAATCATGTCCATCTTATTGCTGTTTCTCCTCATGATGGTTGGGGTGCGTGGCTTGCTCTTAGTGGGCCTCATCTACGTTGTTTCCCAATTAAGCCAGCGATGA